A region of Pyxidicoccus parkwaysis DNA encodes the following proteins:
- a CDS encoding pyridoxal phosphate-dependent decarboxylase family protein, whose translation MNLDFEPERFRRLLSQASEQVLSLYASLPRRRVTHASSPRAVAEPFAGSLPETGMEPETVLRDFIPAIFEHSTLNISPRFFAYIMSGGSQVGILADLLCAGLNVNSAKWHLASAAAEVERTTVRWLGEFIGYRSGAGGALVSGGSEANLYCLRVARDVQAPGVREHGLAGGRALTLYASTETHSCVTKSVEMLGLGSKHLRRVPVGADFRVDVARLEQEVRRDVEAGLTPFCIIGNAGTVNSGAVDDLVALADVAERHGLWFHVDGAYGAAAARVDGARELFRGLERADSVALDPHKWMQVPFEAGCALVRDWDSLRHAFTYSAAYLRARSDNEERWDWMGHTFQLSRAFRALKVWMQLQVYGSRKLQAVIADNLQLMRQLGDEVDAARDFERLAPVTLSILCFRYVPATGRTWDEASLDRLNARLLEECERRGQFFITGTSLGGRTVLRACLVNHRTTQAETRGLLAHLRALGEELVASWERVA comes from the coding sequence ATGAACCTGGACTTCGAGCCCGAGCGCTTCCGGCGCCTGCTCTCGCAGGCGAGCGAACAGGTGCTCAGCCTCTACGCCTCACTGCCGCGAAGACGCGTCACCCATGCGAGCAGCCCGCGCGCGGTGGCCGAGCCCTTCGCGGGGAGCCTGCCCGAGACGGGTATGGAGCCGGAGACGGTCCTCCGGGACTTCATCCCCGCCATCTTCGAGCACAGCACCCTCAACATCAGCCCGCGCTTCTTCGCGTACATCATGTCTGGCGGCAGTCAGGTGGGAATCCTCGCGGACCTGCTGTGCGCCGGGCTCAACGTGAACAGCGCCAAGTGGCACCTCGCCTCGGCGGCGGCAGAGGTCGAGCGGACCACCGTGCGGTGGCTCGGTGAATTCATCGGCTACCGGAGCGGAGCCGGCGGCGCACTGGTGAGCGGCGGCTCCGAGGCCAACCTGTATTGCCTGCGGGTGGCGCGCGACGTCCAGGCGCCCGGCGTCCGGGAGCACGGCCTCGCGGGAGGCCGGGCCCTGACGCTCTATGCCTCGACGGAGACGCACTCGTGCGTCACGAAGTCCGTCGAGATGCTCGGGCTCGGAAGCAAGCACCTGCGCAGGGTGCCCGTGGGCGCGGACTTCCGCGTGGATGTGGCGCGACTGGAGCAGGAGGTGCGGCGCGACGTGGAGGCGGGCCTGACGCCCTTCTGCATCATCGGCAACGCGGGCACGGTGAACTCCGGGGCCGTGGATGACCTGGTGGCGCTGGCCGACGTCGCGGAGCGGCATGGGCTGTGGTTCCACGTCGACGGTGCCTACGGCGCCGCGGCGGCGCGGGTGGACGGAGCGCGCGAGCTGTTCAGGGGATTGGAGCGGGCGGACTCCGTGGCGCTCGACCCGCACAAGTGGATGCAGGTCCCGTTCGAGGCGGGCTGCGCGCTCGTCCGTGACTGGGACAGCCTCCGCCACGCATTCACCTACTCCGCCGCGTACCTGCGGGCGCGGAGCGACAACGAGGAGCGGTGGGATTGGATGGGGCACACCTTCCAGCTCTCCAGGGCCTTCCGCGCGCTCAAGGTCTGGATGCAGCTCCAGGTCTACGGCAGCCGCAAGCTCCAGGCCGTCATCGCGGACAACCTCCAGCTCATGCGGCAGCTCGGAGACGAGGTGGACGCGGCCCGCGACTTCGAGCGGCTCGCGCCGGTGACGCTGTCCATTCTGTGCTTCCGCTATGTCCCCGCCACCGGACGGACCTGGGATGAGGCGTCGCTGGACCGGCTCAACGCGCGGCTGCTGGAGGAGTGCGAGCGACGGGGACAGTTCTTCATCACGGGCACGAGCCTGGGAGGCCGCACCGTGCTGCGGGCGTGTCTCGTCAATCAC
- a CDS encoding aminotransferase-like domain-containing protein: MRKPELLAAEIEAHISSGVMRPGERIHSVRELSRLKGVGLNTAVRAHEILEDRGLVVTRPQSGTYVVGPRQDSGITPPRRRLSVPREVDVPGLVSLVFESAQAKDLVPLGAACLTPDLYPCEAINRFTRQALREAPELVGGYALPPGQFEYRRQISRRLAKHGCSVDPAEVVATNGAMEALSLALRATCAPGSAVLIESPQYFGILQALQQQELRVVELPTHPRDGVDLAQVEEALEKFDIGAGLFIPNFSNPLGTLMDDARKAQLVDLFARHDVPLIEDDIYAELSLQGGRPRPLKAFDRRGGVLTCSSFSKTVSPGLRAGWMLPGRYLERVKALQCSSSMGAGSLSQAVLAGFLASKEYERHMASLRTHFSLQVGRVSNAVRECFPEGTRLTTPRGGFVLWVELPRGTDAVELSRRALESGISISPGILFSASNRYRNHLRLNCGNRWTPSLARALAKLGELAKALVPVVRSA, encoded by the coding sequence GTGCGGAAGCCGGAGCTGCTGGCGGCGGAAATCGAGGCCCATATCTCCAGCGGGGTGATGAGGCCCGGAGAGCGCATCCACTCGGTGCGCGAATTGAGCCGCCTCAAGGGCGTGGGGCTCAACACGGCGGTGCGGGCGCACGAAATCCTCGAGGACCGGGGGCTCGTCGTCACCCGGCCGCAGTCCGGCACCTACGTGGTGGGGCCGCGACAGGACTCCGGCATCACGCCGCCGCGCCGCCGGCTGTCGGTGCCCCGGGAGGTCGATGTCCCCGGACTGGTGTCGCTCGTCTTCGAGTCCGCCCAGGCGAAGGACCTGGTGCCGCTCGGAGCCGCGTGCCTGACTCCGGACCTGTACCCGTGCGAGGCCATCAATCGCTTCACGCGCCAGGCCCTCCGCGAGGCACCGGAATTGGTGGGTGGCTACGCGCTGCCACCGGGGCAGTTCGAGTACCGCCGGCAGATATCCCGCCGGCTCGCGAAGCACGGCTGCTCCGTGGACCCGGCCGAGGTCGTCGCCACCAACGGCGCCATGGAGGCGCTCTCGCTGGCGCTGCGGGCGACGTGTGCGCCGGGAAGCGCGGTCCTCATCGAGTCGCCGCAGTACTTCGGCATCCTCCAGGCGCTCCAGCAGCAGGAGCTCCGCGTGGTGGAATTGCCAACGCATCCGCGCGACGGCGTGGACCTGGCCCAGGTGGAGGAGGCGCTCGAGAAGTTCGACATCGGTGCGGGGCTCTTCATCCCGAACTTCAGCAACCCGCTGGGAACGCTGATGGATGACGCACGGAAGGCGCAACTGGTCGACCTCTTCGCCCGGCATGACGTGCCGCTCATCGAGGACGACATCTATGCGGAGCTGTCACTCCAGGGCGGCCGGCCCAGGCCGCTCAAGGCCTTCGACCGGCGCGGTGGAGTGCTGACGTGCTCCTCTTTCTCGAAGACGGTCAGCCCGGGCCTCCGGGCCGGGTGGATGCTCCCGGGGCGCTACCTGGAGCGGGTGAAGGCGCTCCAGTGCAGCTCCAGCATGGGCGCCGGCTCGCTCTCACAGGCGGTGCTCGCGGGCTTCCTCGCGTCGAAGGAATACGAGCGGCACATGGCGAGCCTGCGCACTCACTTCTCGCTTCAGGTGGGGCGCGTCTCGAATGCCGTGCGGGAGTGCTTCCCCGAGGGCACCCGGTTGACGACGCCCCGAGGTGGCTTCGTCCTGTGGGTGGAGCTGCCCCGCGGGACGGACGCGGTGGAGTTGTCCCGGCGCGCGCTGGAGAGCGGCATCAGCATCTCCCCGGGCATCCTCTTCTCGGCGAGCAATCGCTATCGCAATCACTTGCGGCTCAACTGCGGCAACCGCTGGACGCCCTCCCTGGCGCGCGCGCTGGCGAAGCTGGGCGAGCTCGCGAAGGCGCTCGTTCCTGTCGTCCGAAGCGCGTGA
- a CDS encoding gamma carbonic anhydrase family protein: MPLYALEDVSPEVIPGAYWIAPTASVIGRVRLARDVSVWWGAVLRGDMDLIDVGEGTNIQDGSILHTDAGMPLVIGAHVTVGHRAMLHGCTVGDGSLIGIGATILNGARIGKGCLIGAHALVTEGTEIPDGSLVLGAPARVVKQVNEGQKLVLEGSGPHYVHNADRYRKTLRHIGD; encoded by the coding sequence ATGCCTCTCTACGCACTGGAAGACGTGTCTCCCGAGGTGATTCCCGGCGCCTACTGGATTGCTCCCACCGCCTCCGTCATCGGCCGGGTGCGCCTGGCTCGCGACGTGAGCGTGTGGTGGGGCGCGGTGCTGCGCGGGGACATGGACCTCATCGACGTGGGGGAGGGGACCAACATCCAGGACGGCTCCATCCTCCACACCGACGCGGGCATGCCCCTGGTGATTGGCGCGCACGTCACGGTGGGTCACCGGGCCATGCTCCACGGCTGCACCGTGGGGGACGGCAGCCTCATCGGCATCGGCGCCACCATCCTCAACGGCGCGCGCATCGGGAAGGGATGTCTCATCGGCGCCCACGCGCTCGTCACCGAGGGGACGGAGATTCCGGATGGCTCGCTCGTGCTCGGCGCTCCCGCGCGCGTCGTGAAACAGGTGAACGAGGGGCAGAAGCTCGTGCTCGAAGGTTCGGGCCCCCACTACGTGCACAA